DNA from Deinococcus aquaedulcis:
GTTGTATCCGGGACCGCCGTGCAGGAACACCAGCGTGGGGGCGTCGCCTGTCGGGTCGCCGGTCACCTCAAAGTACAACTCCGCGCCGTTCAGGCGCTCAACGTACACGCGGCCCTGGGTGCCGTCCTCGGGTGACAGCAGGGGCGGGGTCCCTTCGTGGGCAAGGTCGTCGGGGCCGGTCATGGGCGCCATTGTAGGCCGCGTTCTGGTGGGCGTGCCGGGGGCGGGCGCTAGGGTAAGGCCATGAGGCGCGCGCCATGACCGAGCCCCAGGTGCCGCTGGGCATCAGTTTCGTGCTGGAAGGGCTGGACGAACTGGCCTTTACCCGGGTGCTGCGCGACGTGCTGCATGACCCTGCCTTTCGCCGCCCGCTGCAGGTGCAGGTGCAAGAGCCGCGTGGGGGCGCCCCCGGTCGCCTGACCCTGGCGTTTGCCCCTTCAGACCGCACGCTGGCGGTGGCGGCCATGCAGCGCCTGAAGACCGTGCTGCTGCGCTACGGGGTGCAGGTGGACAGCATTTCCGTGCCTGGCGTCTAGGGCCCTGGCTTTGGCCCACACTTTTCAGCTGTTAAGGGACCATAAACCGTGCCTGCGCCCCAATCAGGGCGCGCGCCCCCTACCATGTCCCGGAAACAGGTGCAGTGCGCATCCGCCGCCGCCAGCGGACGTCCGCCGTTGTCCGCCGCCGGCCACGGAACGGTCCGGCCCGCCGCGTTCCCGAGGAGACCCAACAGCAGCTATGGAGCAACGCATCCTTTTAATCGAAGACAATCCAGACATCACCCGCGTCGTGCAGTACGAACTGGAGCAGGCGGGCTACAAGGTGCTGGCCGCTCCTGACGGCGTCACTGGCCTTACCAGCGCCCGCGAAAGCAGCCCCGACCTCGTGATTCTGGACCTGGGCCTGCCCGACTTTGACGGCGCCGAGATTGCCCGGCGCCTGCGCAAGACGAGCAGCGTGCCCATCATCATCCTGACCGCCATGGACGCTGTGGACCGCAAGGTCAACCTGCTGGAAGCGGGCGCCGACGACTACATGACCAAGCCCTTTCACCCCGAAGAGCTGGTGGCGCGGGTGAAGGTGCAGTTGAGGCACCAGCAGCACGGCGAGGTGATTTCGATTGGGCCGCTGGAGATTCATCCGCAAAAGCGCCTGTGCCACTACAACGGCCACGAGGTGCGCCTGTCGCCCAAGGAGTTCGACCTGCTGACCTTCCTGGCCCGCCAGCCGGGGCGCGTCTATTCCCGCCAGGAAATCGAGCGCGAGGTCTGGAACGGCGAACTGCCCAGCAACTCCAACGTGGTGGACGTGCACATGGCCAACATGCGCGCCAAACTGCGCGATCTGGACGGCTACGGCATCATCCGTACCGTGCGCGGCATCGGCTACGCCCTGAAGACCCCTTGAGCCGCTGGGGGAGACTGTTCCCCCGGCAGGCTGTGTGCCCTTCTTACAATCTTGCCCGCCCCCGGTTGCCAGACTGGGGGTCATTCCGGGGGAGTACGCCGCCCTGAAGTTCAGGGAGCACGTGATCGTCAATCCGGTGGCCAAAGGTCACCCGGTCGCGCGCACAAAGGGCCAGACCCGGCAGGAACGCGGTGAAGGCCGCGCCCCTGCCGGCGTTTTTCGTTGGTGGTGGCCCTGCCTCTTCGCCGCGTCCACTGGAGGCTCCCTGTGGAAGCGATAGTTGCGGATCTGTCGTCGGCGTTTTCGGTGCTGTGGCTGGGCAAGCCCGCCTGGATGTGGCTGCTGTTCATGACCCTGGTGGTGGCCCTGCTGGCCTTTGACCTGGGGGTCCTCAGCCGCCGCCGCGCGGCCAAGGCGGCCGAGCACGGCGACGATGCCCAGGTGATCGGGGTGGCCAGCAGCCTGAAGCTGAGTGCCTTTTACATCGCCATTGCGCTGGCCTTCGGTGCCTGGATCTGGGTGACGCTGGGCGCCCAGAGCGGCATGGCCTACCTGACCGGCTTTGCCGTGGAAAAAGCCCTGGCCCTGGACAACGTGTTCGTGATCAGCGTGATTTTCGCGGCGCTGGCGATTCCCCGCCACCTGCAGCACCGGGTGCTGTTCTGGGGCATTCTGGGCGTCATCGTCCTGCGCGGCATCATGATCGGGCTGGGTGCAGCGCTGGTCACGCAGTTCGACTGGATCATGTGGGTGTTCGGCGCCTTCCTGCTGCTGACGGGTGTAAAGCTGCTACTGAACAAGGGCGGCCACGATGAAACCCCCGACCTGGAGCGCCACCCGGTGGTGCGCGCCCTGCGCCGGGTCATGCCCATCAGCCCCAAACTGGACGGCCAGAAGTTCCTGACCAAGCTGCCCGATGCCCTGGGCCGCGTGCGCACCCACGCCACCCCGCTGCTGCTGGCGCTGCTGCTGGTGGAAT
Protein-coding regions in this window:
- a CDS encoding response regulator transcription factor, producing MEQRILLIEDNPDITRVVQYELEQAGYKVLAAPDGVTGLTSARESSPDLVILDLGLPDFDGAEIARRLRKTSSVPIIILTAMDAVDRKVNLLEAGADDYMTKPFHPEELVARVKVQLRHQQHGEVISIGPLEIHPQKRLCHYNGHEVRLSPKEFDLLTFLARQPGRVYSRQEIEREVWNGELPSNSNVVDVHMANMRAKLRDLDGYGIIRTVRGIGYALKTP
- a CDS encoding TerC/Alx family metal homeostasis membrane protein, which produces MEAIVADLSSAFSVLWLGKPAWMWLLFMTLVVALLAFDLGVLSRRRAAKAAEHGDDAQVIGVASSLKLSAFYIAIALAFGAWIWVTLGAQSGMAYLTGFAVEKALALDNVFVISVIFAALAIPRHLQHRVLFWGILGVIVLRGIMIGLGAALVTQFDWIMWVFGAFLLLTGVKLLLNKGGHDETPDLERHPVVRALRRVMPISPKLDGQKFLTKLPDALGRVRTHATPLLLALLLVEFADLVFAVDSIPAIFAITQDPFIVYTSNIFAILGLRALYFALDALIHRFSALKPALALVLVFIGGKIFYGQFFGKVDPAISLTVTVGILAGGVLVSLWRTRGGGGQGKNEVQAAD